A DNA window from bacterium contains the following coding sequences:
- a CDS encoding insulinase family protein gives MNRHPLAALALAIGTALTVPVMPGAALAAPAITTTQTIAGPIQEYTLKNGMKVILKENHAAPVVTWVVTYKVGSRNEATGWTGSTHMLEHMLFKGTKNLGKGQISQLLQRNGADFNATTWTDRTNYFETYSSDKLEMGIMLEADRMRNSLILDSERQSEMTVVRNEMERGESSPVMNLYEAVTAQAYQAHPYHHSTIGWRSDVEGVPTARLKEFYDTFYHPNNAVAVLVGDFKSADAIKLIEKYFGAIPAAKHIPPMYTTEDPQEGIRRFVLRKRGETNLVQTGWHIPSVNHKDIAALKVLETLMGSGRTSRLYQALVDKEITTDAWADCGLQRDPSLFRIGMTVRPGVKHEDAEAAMRTEVEKLQTTPVDAQELQKAKNQAEAGYIFQNNGTEGLAINLGEYSAMAGRWQRAFELLDEVKKVTPADIQRVAKTYLHDDNLTIGYYVATPDGPMRPQPKNAGSGKAVANNAPVKPLPLLDFEKRPVKEQKLTAPVRRVLSNGMTVLVLPNKNNPTIAINGFVRTGGVHDPKGKEGLSSLTASMLEEGTTKRDKLAIASDLEFVGASVGFSGGTETTGINGSTLSKDLDRTLGVLAEELMSPAFPESELAKLKANWITSIKQAEEQPETRAERAFNHSVFPEGHPFHDLEPQAQIKAIESITPADLKAFHAKHYGPNSVVLSVVGDVTPDQVVSKLEQHFAGWPKVTVSPVEIPNALQAKASKTVIPMMDKTNVAIVFGNPTTVRRTDSDYYAVRLANFVLGGSPLSARLGIKLRDEMGLTYDARSSIRPSMGPGAFTATVTVNSANVSTALDALKGELDKFVTKGVSADELAKAKTAFIGSSAVDLATNAGMASSLSSIERYGLGLDFWGRYPKLIQGVTLQQVNQAAKKIVLPNAAGLAIAGPYEGK, from the coding sequence ATGAATCGACACCCCCTCGCCGCCCTGGCCCTGGCCATCGGCACCGCCCTGACGGTGCCCGTCATGCCGGGGGCCGCGCTGGCCGCGCCCGCCATCACGACCACCCAGACGATCGCCGGCCCCATCCAGGAGTACACCCTCAAGAACGGCATGAAGGTCATCCTCAAGGAGAACCACGCCGCGCCGGTCGTCACCTGGGTCGTCACCTACAAGGTCGGCTCGCGCAACGAGGCCACGGGCTGGACGGGCTCGACCCACATGCTCGAGCACATGCTCTTCAAGGGCACCAAGAACCTCGGCAAGGGCCAGATCTCGCAGCTGCTGCAGCGCAACGGGGCGGACTTCAACGCCACCACCTGGACGGATCGGACCAACTACTTCGAGACCTACTCGAGCGACAAGCTCGAGATGGGCATCATGCTCGAGGCCGACCGCATGCGCAATTCGCTGATCCTCGACTCGGAGCGCCAGAGCGAGATGACCGTCGTGCGCAACGAGATGGAGCGCGGCGAGAGCAGCCCGGTCATGAACCTTTACGAGGCCGTCACCGCCCAGGCCTACCAGGCCCACCCCTACCACCACTCGACCATCGGCTGGCGTAGCGACGTGGAGGGCGTCCCCACCGCGCGCCTCAAGGAGTTCTACGACACCTTCTACCACCCCAACAACGCGGTGGCGGTGCTCGTCGGCGACTTCAAGAGCGCTGATGCGATCAAGCTCATCGAGAAGTACTTCGGCGCCATCCCCGCCGCCAAGCACATCCCGCCCATGTACACCACCGAGGATCCCCAGGAGGGCATCCGCCGCTTCGTCCTGCGCAAGCGCGGCGAGACCAACCTGGTCCAGACCGGCTGGCACATCCCCTCGGTCAACCACAAGGACATCGCCGCCCTCAAGGTCCTCGAGACCCTCATGGGCAGCGGCCGCACCTCGCGCCTCTACCAGGCCCTGGTCGACAAGGAGATCACCACCGACGCCTGGGCCGACTGCGGCCTCCAGCGCGACCCCTCCCTGTTCCGCATCGGCATGACCGTGCGCCCCGGCGTCAAGCATGAAGACGCCGAAGCCGCCATGCGCACCGAGGTCGAGAAGCTCCAGACCACCCCGGTCGACGCCCAGGAGCTCCAGAAGGCCAAGAACCAGGCCGAGGCGGGCTACATCTTCCAGAACAACGGCACCGAAGGCCTCGCCATCAACCTGGGCGAGTACTCGGCCATGGCCGGCCGCTGGCAGCGCGCCTTCGAGCTCCTCGACGAGGTCAAGAAGGTCACCCCCGCCGACATCCAGCGCGTCGCCAAGACCTACCTCCACGACGACAACCTGACCATCGGCTACTATGTCGCCACCCCCGACGGCCCGATGCGTCCCCAGCCCAAGAACGCCGGCAGCGGCAAGGCCGTCGCCAACAACGCCCCGGTCAAGCCCCTGCCCCTGCTGGACTTCGAGAAGCGCCCGGTCAAGGAACAGAAGCTCACCGCGCCGGTGCGCCGCGTCCTCTCGAACGGCATGACCGTCCTGGTGCTCCCCAACAAGAACAACCCGACCATCGCCATCAACGGCTTCGTCCGCACCGGCGGCGTCCACGACCCCAAGGGCAAGGAAGGGCTCTCCTCTCTGACCGCCTCCATGCTCGAGGAGGGCACCACCAAGCGTGACAAGCTCGCGATCGCGAGCGACCTCGAGTTCGTCGGCGCGAGCGTCGGCTTCTCGGGCGGCACCGAGACCACCGGCATCAACGGCTCGACCCTCTCCAAGGACCTGGACCGCACCCTCGGCGTCCTCGCCGAGGAGCTGATGAGCCCCGCCTTCCCCGAGAGCGAGCTCGCCAAGCTCAAGGCCAACTGGATCACCTCGATCAAGCAGGCCGAAGAGCAGCCCGAGACCCGCGCCGAGCGCGCCTTCAACCACTCGGTCTTCCCTGAGGGCCACCCGTTCCACGACCTGGAGCCCCAGGCCCAGATCAAGGCCATCGAGAGCATCACTCCGGCGGATCTCAAGGCCTTCCACGCCAAGCACTACGGCCCTAACAGCGTCGTGCTGTCGGTGGTGGGCGACGTGACCCCCGATCAGGTGGTCTCGAAGCTCGAGCAGCACTTCGCCGGCTGGCCCAAGGTCACGGTCTCGCCCGTCGAGATCCCCAACGCCCTGCAGGCCAAGGCCTCGAAGACCGTCATCCCGATGATGGACAAGACCAACGTGGCCATCGTCTTCGGCAACCCCACCACCGTCCGCCGCACGGATTCGGACTACTACGCCGTGCGCCTCGCCAACTTCGTGCTCGGCGGCAGCCCCCTGTCGGCGCGCCTCGGCATCAAGCTGCGCGACGAGATGGGCCTGACCTACGACGCGCGCTCCAGCATCCGGCCCAGCATGGGGCCGGGCGCCTTCACCGCGACCGTCACGGTCAACTCGGCCAACGTGTCCACGGCCCTCGACGCCCTCAAGGGCGAGCTGGACAAGTTCGTCACCAAGGGCGTGAGCGCCGATGAGCTCGCCAAGGCCAAGACGGCCTTCATCGGCAGCAGCGCGGTGGATCTGGCGACCAACGCGGGCATGGCCTCGTCGCTCAGCTCCATCGAGCGCTACGGCCTCGGCCTCGACTTCTGGGGCCGCTACCCCAAGCTGATCCAGGGCGTCACCCTGCAGCAGGTCAACCAGGCCGCCAAGAAGATCGTCCTGCCCAACGCCGCGGGCCTTGCGATCGCAGGCCCCTACGAAGGCAAGTAA
- a CDS encoding guanylate kinase, with product MAGNVWILIGPSGTGKTSLAKDLPRRVPTLKRAVTCTTRAPRAGEQEGIDYYFVSDEQFDFLMASGKLLESTIYGGQRYGLPADQFLENGTHDMVCVLDMAGVQSLRDLLAPDKVRAIFLESPSPEVLRARMEARGSTPDEVERRLALIALESGQASECEYRISTTPPYDEVLETVSKLIGG from the coding sequence ATGGCCGGCAACGTATGGATCCTGATCGGCCCGTCCGGCACGGGCAAGACCAGCCTCGCCAAGGACCTGCCCCGGCGGGTGCCCACCCTCAAGCGCGCCGTCACCTGCACCACCCGCGCCCCGCGCGCCGGTGAGCAAGAAGGCATCGATTACTACTTCGTCAGCGACGAGCAGTTCGACTTCCTCATGGCATCGGGCAAGTTGCTCGAATCCACCATCTACGGCGGGCAGCGCTACGGCCTACCGGCCGACCAGTTCCTGGAAAACGGCACGCACGACATGGTCTGCGTCCTCGACATGGCGGGGGTCCAGAGCTTGCGCGACCTCTTGGCGCCCGACAAGGTGCGGGCGATCTTCCTCGAAAGCCCCTCGCCCGAGGTGCTCAGGGCCCGCATGGAGGCACGCGGCAGCACCCCCGACGAGGTCGAGCGGCGCCTGGCCCTCATCGCCCTGGAGAGCGGTCAAGCAAGCGAATGCGAATACCGGATCTCGACCACCCCACCTTACGACGAGGTGCTCGAAACGGTTTCTAAGCTCATCGGCGGCTAA
- a CDS encoding MMPL family transporter — protein MSFSGHFSAFLFRRRLVILFAWLALLVAAAGFLAVHPLDRTETELSGAKGTEAHRVLTTLERDFGTKLGSSADVVLRGALDARAFERQLREAFPQVASVTELRGREAHRERLFHLQFQPELLIVEAQALTPGLRDWLGAYAREHRLDLAQLTGSTAFQYDAKAAGKKDSKQGESLSLVVSLGVLVLTFGSLSATLIPLLIGGSTLLLFNALVAVAHLPMNPVSRILSGLVGLGLAIDYTVFMVSRFKEEVRGDRPLAEAVRCTVAYPGRTVFFSALVMAVSIGALWLPDVSLSRTVVIDLLAVIGVSLLNTLVMGPVLLALKPDWLDKPRWLSRWIEARHAERFWRALAEAVVRHPKRSFALALGMLLLLALPATRMKLWEPVMAIAPKDSESMQAYQLLERDGWGGELVPVDVIVQAPPGKTIYEPETLAYLHDFTQAMERHPRVAAVRSLTSWNPTFDQGTYQAFYRIYGAAPWLAAGTPFAPLVSQDGATSTLVRIHPKDLMTLEDTQAILEAARQYARAHPERRVEVGGVVARVKDFTHELYRYLGAVLALVVGGVCVILAVYMRSVVLPLKAAVMNFLPILASLGGLTLLFQDGWLGGVLHTPHNGAVTNIVPLVLFCIVFGLSMDYEVLILSRITEAYERSKDLEAAVIEGLSRSGSLITGAALILLGVFATGIFSSSPQTQEICWGISVAILIDATIVRLLLVPSFMVLLGRWNWWMPGRKQGANADLAELRGG, from the coding sequence GTGAGCTTCTCCGGGCATTTCTCCGCGTTCCTCTTCAGGCGTCGCCTGGTCATCCTGTTCGCCTGGCTGGCCCTGCTCGTGGCGGCGGCTGGTTTCCTGGCCGTGCACCCGCTCGATCGCACCGAGACCGAGCTGAGCGGGGCGAAGGGCACCGAAGCTCACCGGGTTCTGACGACGCTCGAACGGGACTTCGGGACCAAACTCGGCAGCTCCGCCGACGTGGTGCTCCGCGGAGCGCTCGACGCGCGAGCCTTCGAGCGGCAGTTGCGCGAGGCGTTTCCCCAGGTGGCGTCGGTTACCGAGCTGAGGGGGCGTGAGGCGCACCGCGAGCGCCTCTTCCACCTCCAATTCCAGCCCGAGCTGCTCATCGTGGAGGCCCAGGCCCTGACGCCAGGCCTGCGCGATTGGCTCGGCGCGTACGCGCGCGAGCACCGGCTCGACCTGGCCCAGCTCACGGGCAGCACGGCCTTTCAGTACGATGCCAAGGCCGCCGGCAAGAAGGACTCGAAGCAGGGAGAATCCCTCTCGCTCGTCGTGTCGCTCGGGGTGCTGGTGCTGACCTTCGGATCCTTGAGCGCGACCCTCATTCCGCTCTTGATCGGGGGCTCGACCCTGCTCTTGTTCAACGCCCTGGTGGCCGTCGCGCACCTGCCCATGAACCCGGTCTCGCGCATCCTGAGCGGGTTGGTGGGCTTGGGGCTCGCCATCGACTACACGGTGTTCATGGTGAGCCGCTTCAAGGAGGAGGTCCGAGGCGATCGCCCCTTGGCCGAGGCCGTGCGGTGTACGGTGGCTTATCCCGGGCGCACGGTCTTCTTCTCGGCGCTCGTGATGGCCGTGAGCATCGGGGCCCTGTGGCTGCCTGACGTCTCCTTGAGCCGGACGGTCGTGATCGACCTGCTCGCGGTCATCGGGGTGTCGCTTCTCAACACGCTCGTCATGGGGCCGGTGCTGCTCGCGTTGAAGCCCGACTGGCTGGATAAGCCGCGCTGGCTCTCGCGCTGGATCGAGGCGCGTCACGCCGAACGTTTCTGGCGCGCGCTGGCAGAGGCGGTGGTGCGGCATCCGAAGCGGTCATTCGCTCTGGCACTCGGGATGCTCTTGCTCTTGGCCTTGCCTGCGACCCGCATGAAGCTGTGGGAGCCTGTCATGGCGATCGCTCCCAAGGACTCCGAGTCCATGCAGGCTTACCAACTGCTCGAACGCGACGGCTGGGGCGGCGAGCTGGTGCCGGTGGACGTGATCGTCCAGGCGCCGCCCGGCAAGACGATCTATGAGCCCGAAACACTCGCGTACCTCCACGACTTCACCCAGGCCATGGAGCGACACCCGCGCGTGGCTGCGGTGCGGAGCCTGACCTCCTGGAACCCGACCTTCGATCAGGGCACGTACCAGGCCTTCTACCGGATCTACGGGGCGGCCCCGTGGCTTGCGGCAGGCACGCCCTTCGCGCCGCTGGTGAGCCAGGACGGGGCGACTTCGACCCTGGTACGAATCCATCCCAAGGACCTGATGACCCTGGAGGACACCCAGGCCATCCTTGAAGCGGCCAGGCAGTACGCCCGGGCGCACCCGGAGCGGCGCGTGGAGGTCGGCGGGGTCGTGGCGCGGGTCAAGGACTTCACCCACGAGCTGTACCGGTACCTGGGAGCGGTGCTCGCGCTCGTGGTCGGCGGGGTGTGCGTGATCCTTGCCGTCTACATGCGCTCGGTGGTCTTGCCGCTCAAGGCGGCGGTCATGAACTTCTTGCCCATCCTCGCGAGCCTGGGGGGGCTGACGCTGCTGTTCCAGGACGGCTGGCTCGGCGGCGTGTTGCACACGCCCCACAACGGGGCGGTAACGAACATCGTGCCGTTGGTGCTGTTCTGCATCGTCTTCGGGCTGAGCATGGACTACGAGGTTCTCATCCTCAGTCGGATCACCGAGGCCTACGAGCGATCGAAGGACCTGGAAGCGGCCGTGATCGAGGGTCTGTCGCGCAGCGGCTCGCTCATCACCGGGGCGGCGCTCATCCTCCTCGGGGTCTTCGCGACGGGGATCTTCTCGTCGTCGCCGCAAACCCAGGAGATTTGCTGGGGGATTTCGGTGGCCATCTTGATCGATGCGACTATCGTGCGCCTGCTCTTGGTGCCGAGCTTCATGGTGCTGCTCGGGCGCTGGAACTGGTGGATGCCGGGTCGCAAGCAGGGTGCAAACGCTGATTTAGCCGAGCTTCGCGGCGGCTAA
- a CDS encoding adenylate cyclase → MQKLKILAHYLQRKHGYRFESREALERWQEQRVRQHVAWVRAKSPFYRERWGELPDTAWRDFESIDKAAMMANFDALNTVGLSKEEGFRIALEAERSREFSPTWKGITIGLSSGTSGHRGLFLVSPEERTAWAGTILAKVLPSSILAKQRIAFFLRANSNLYTTVGSKRMRFEFFDLLEALDDNLSRLDALKPTLLVAPPSMLRLLAEAQQQGRLAIAPTKIVSVAEVLESIDEAFLKGVFGQTIHQVYQATEGFLAVTCSEGTLHLNEDMALFEKEWVDAERRVFMPIITDFTRKTQPIVRYRLNDLLVERAEPCPCGSVQTALDRIEGRSDDLCYWPARDGGKPVPVFPDFIRRAILMASPAIREYRVLQLAPDTLEVQLRAEGDVEEAVRQQLHALAQRLGCASPTAHFTPYQAPTAGQKLRRIERRFERQ, encoded by the coding sequence ATGCAAAAACTAAAGATTCTCGCCCACTACCTGCAACGCAAGCACGGCTACCGCTTCGAGAGCCGCGAGGCGCTGGAGCGCTGGCAAGAGCAGCGGGTGCGGCAGCACGTGGCCTGGGTCCGCGCGAAATCGCCCTTCTATCGCGAGCGGTGGGGCGAATTGCCCGATACCGCCTGGCGCGACTTCGAATCCATCGACAAAGCCGCGATGATGGCGAACTTCGACGCGCTCAACACGGTGGGGCTGAGCAAGGAAGAGGGCTTCCGCATCGCGCTCGAAGCCGAGCGCAGCCGCGAGTTCTCCCCGACCTGGAAAGGGATCACCATCGGGCTCTCGTCGGGCACCTCGGGCCACCGGGGGCTGTTCCTCGTCAGCCCCGAAGAGCGCACGGCCTGGGCCGGGACGATCCTCGCCAAGGTGCTGCCGAGCTCGATCCTGGCGAAACAGCGCATCGCCTTCTTCCTCAGGGCCAACAGTAACCTCTACACCACGGTCGGCAGCAAGCGCATGCGCTTCGAGTTCTTCGACCTGCTAGAGGCGCTCGATGACAACCTCTCGCGCCTCGACGCCCTCAAGCCGACGCTGCTCGTGGCGCCACCCTCCATGCTGCGCCTGTTGGCCGAGGCCCAGCAGCAGGGGCGGCTTGCGATCGCCCCCACCAAGATCGTCTCGGTCGCAGAGGTCCTCGAATCCATCGATGAGGCCTTCTTGAAGGGCGTCTTCGGCCAGACGATCCACCAGGTCTACCAGGCGACCGAAGGCTTCCTGGCCGTCACCTGCTCCGAGGGCACGCTGCACCTCAACGAGGACATGGCGCTGTTCGAGAAGGAGTGGGTGGATGCCGAACGCCGGGTGTTCATGCCGATCATCACGGACTTCACCCGCAAGACCCAGCCCATCGTGCGGTATCGCCTGAACGATCTACTGGTCGAGCGCGCAGAGCCCTGCCCCTGCGGCTCGGTCCAAACTGCCCTGGATCGCATCGAAGGCCGCTCCGACGACCTGTGCTACTGGCCTGCCCGGGATGGGGGAAAGCCTGTGCCCGTCTTCCCCGACTTCATCCGGCGCGCCATCCTCATGGCCTCGCCCGCGATCCGCGAGTACCGCGTGCTCCAGCTCGCGCCGGATACGCTGGAAGTCCAGCTTCGCGCCGAGGGCGACGTGGAAGAAGCGGTACGACAGCAACTCCACGCGCTGGCCCAGCGTCTCGGCTGCGCCTCGCCCACGGCGCACTTCACCCCCTACCAGGCTCCAACAGCCGGACAGAAGCTGCGCCGCATCGAGCGCCGCTTCGAAAGGCAATAG
- a CDS encoding MBL fold metallo-hydrolase translates to MQPSRTATVSLSLFAAGSCIHPEGVIMQGAPMRPCTFPALVALIEHPEHGAILFDTGYSERFHQETATYPNRFYAQLTPVSFKSDESAVTQLAARGIPHERIKTVVLSHFHADHVGAVADFPEARYLYSRESYAAMRPLTGFSAVRAGFLRGLLPDDFETRSAHFEDLPSCDLGESYAPFNRGADLFGDQSVVAIPLPGHAVGHYGLMVQTDEGAVFLVADAVYKTQAFKEHRRPMGIARLIFADWQGYLDTLRRLHDFHQARPDVLIMPAHCQDAWEAWQARCKN, encoded by the coding sequence ATGCAGCCAAGCCGCACCGCCACCGTCTCCTTGAGCCTGTTCGCCGCCGGGTCCTGCATCCACCCGGAAGGGGTGATCATGCAGGGTGCTCCCATGCGCCCCTGCACCTTCCCCGCGCTGGTCGCTCTCATCGAGCACCCCGAGCACGGTGCGATCCTCTTCGACACCGGCTACTCCGAGCGCTTCCACCAGGAGACCGCCACCTACCCGAACCGCTTCTACGCCCAGCTCACCCCGGTGAGCTTCAAATCCGACGAGAGCGCCGTCACCCAGCTGGCCGCCCGGGGCATCCCGCACGAGCGGATCAAGACCGTCGTGCTCTCGCACTTCCACGCCGACCACGTCGGGGCGGTGGCGGACTTCCCCGAGGCCCGCTACCTCTACTCGCGCGAAAGCTATGCCGCCATGCGCCCGCTCACGGGCTTCAGCGCCGTGCGCGCGGGCTTTTTGAGGGGCCTGCTGCCCGACGACTTCGAGACGCGCTCGGCCCACTTCGAGGACCTGCCTTCCTGTGACCTGGGCGAAAGCTACGCCCCCTTCAACCGGGGCGCGGACCTGTTCGGCGACCAGAGCGTCGTCGCCATCCCCCTGCCGGGCCATGCCGTCGGTCACTACGGGCTCATGGTCCAGACCGACGAGGGCGCAGTCTTCCTGGTGGCGGATGCGGTCTACAAGACCCAGGCCTTCAAGGAGCACCGCCGGCCCATGGGGATCGCGCGCCTGATCTTCGCCGACTGGCAGGGCTACCTGGACACCCTGCGCCGCCTTCACGACTTCCACCAGGCCCGGCCCGACGTGCTCATCATGCCGGCCCACTGCCAAGACGCCTGGGAGGCGTGGCAAGCCCGATGCAAAAACTAA
- a CDS encoding HAMP domain-containing protein, with the protein MRYLLPIRLSVPLALLGFGLLVTLLSFGQAIAQANHHLEEEMTRRASFLGNLLAGMVEYQFRQGSQEGVDLLLSLAAASPDLNLAVLVDAKTQRILYPSSFVQRQHFLSETLSVPLRPLMAKTFETMSRQIQLSADRNTVLAVFPVNLAAPSAQLTPSRQGALVLEFDLSDLKRQALYDEWVRSILLSALLALLCFLLWLFFQQTLTKRVARLVEATQQLSHGVVTPALRLEGADELAQLAHAFDQMATRLQTKRAELVATNERLASEVEVRREAEEALGRLNEELEARVKDRTAELEAANLRLKELDRLKSELVNTVSHELRTPLTSITGYVEFLEEQLGGPLTPEQRAFVTQIQAGVTRLARLVDDLLDFARIEAGTFKLFIQEANLSQLVSETLSSLVPQAKDADLLLEAALPKAPVVLMMDAKRVGQVLLNLLGNAIKFTPAGGRITVAVLPEPEEVRVEVQDTGIGIAPEAQQQLFEKFYQVESTGARGRSGVGLGLSISKALVEAHGGRIGVVSAPGKGSCFWFTIPRSLRPTV; encoded by the coding sequence ATGAGGTATCTCCTGCCGATTCGCCTCTCGGTGCCGCTCGCCCTGCTCGGCTTTGGCCTGCTCGTGACCTTGCTGTCGTTCGGCCAAGCGATCGCACAGGCCAACCATCACCTGGAAGAGGAGATGACGCGTCGCGCTTCGTTCTTGGGAAACTTGCTGGCGGGAATGGTGGAGTACCAGTTCAGGCAAGGTTCTCAGGAGGGGGTCGATCTGCTCCTCAGCCTGGCGGCCGCCAGCCCGGACCTCAACCTGGCGGTGCTGGTCGACGCGAAAACCCAGCGGATTCTTTATCCTTCGAGCTTCGTGCAACGCCAGCACTTCTTGAGCGAGACGCTCTCGGTCCCCTTGCGCCCGCTCATGGCGAAGACCTTCGAGACCATGTCGCGGCAGATCCAGCTCTCTGCCGATCGAAACACGGTGCTGGCGGTCTTTCCCGTGAACCTGGCGGCCCCCTCCGCCCAGCTCACCCCATCGCGCCAGGGCGCCCTCGTCCTGGAGTTCGATTTGAGCGACCTGAAGCGCCAGGCTCTTTACGACGAGTGGGTGCGCTCGATCCTGCTCAGCGCCTTGCTGGCTTTGCTGTGCTTCTTGCTCTGGCTCTTCTTCCAGCAGACCCTCACCAAGCGTGTTGCCCGCTTGGTGGAGGCGACCCAGCAGCTCTCGCACGGCGTCGTCACGCCCGCCCTTCGGCTGGAAGGGGCCGACGAGCTGGCTCAGCTGGCCCACGCGTTCGATCAGATGGCGACGCGCCTTCAGACCAAAAGAGCCGAGCTTGTCGCGACCAACGAGCGCCTGGCAAGCGAGGTGGAGGTGAGGCGAGAGGCCGAGGAGGCGCTCGGTCGACTCAACGAGGAGCTCGAAGCCCGCGTCAAGGATCGTACCGCCGAGTTGGAGGCGGCGAACCTTCGCCTCAAGGAGCTCGATCGCCTCAAGAGCGAGCTGGTCAACACGGTTTCGCACGAGCTGCGGACGCCTTTGACCTCGATCACCGGCTACGTCGAGTTTCTGGAAGAGCAGCTGGGCGGCCCTCTCACCCCGGAGCAGCGGGCTTTCGTGACGCAGATTCAAGCGGGCGTCACGCGGCTTGCGCGGCTGGTGGACGATCTGCTCGACTTTGCGCGGATCGAGGCGGGCACCTTCAAGCTCTTCATCCAGGAGGCAAACCTCAGTCAGCTCGTGAGCGAGACCTTGTCGAGCCTCGTCCCCCAGGCGAAGGATGCCGACCTGCTGCTCGAAGCGGCCCTGCCCAAGGCCCCCGTGGTCCTGATGATGGATGCCAAGCGCGTGGGCCAGGTCTTGCTCAACCTCCTTGGCAACGCGATCAAGTTCACGCCAGCGGGTGGGCGGATCACGGTGGCCGTGCTCCCCGAGCCGGAAGAGGTCCGGGTGGAGGTTCAAGATACCGGCATCGGCATCGCTCCCGAGGCGCAGCAGCAGCTATTTGAGAAGTTCTACCAGGTCGAGTCCACCGGCGCGCGAGGCCGCAGCGGGGTCGGGCTGGGCCTCTCCATTTCCAAGGCCCTGGTGGAGGCGCACGGCGGTCGCATCGGGGTGGTCAGCGCGCCCGGCAAGGGGAGCTGCTTTTGGTTCACCATTCCCCGCTCGCTTCGCCCGACGGTCTAG
- a CDS encoding ABC transporter substrate-binding protein gives MPQRFPFFSRRTLGYSLFFFACIALIASCFQRPEPPLRVGVTPWPGNAPYFLARDLGYYGKSAIRLVEYPSIPELFRAFQNHAIEAASMTSYEVILLAGKRQNPHVVLIQDFSHGADAILGQPGIARMRDLKGRRVGVEVDALGIYVLSRALELSGMSPQDVKLVPLPLYRHESAFLGRQVDAVVTFEPKRSRLLAAGARELFNSTQIPGEIADCLVVREPAFKAHPQALETLVGAWFQTGRFIWSQPQAAIRMMAPGQGQTPQQFSAALRGVTFPDQSENRRLLGDPNGAFAKALNRLAKVMNRHGLVAGEVDSDVVLDDRLVRRNGP, from the coding sequence ATGCCGCAACGCTTTCCATTTTTCTCCCGGCGGACGCTTGGCTATTCCCTCTTCTTCTTCGCTTGCATCGCCTTGATCGCAAGCTGTTTCCAGCGTCCGGAGCCGCCCTTGAGGGTCGGCGTGACGCCCTGGCCCGGAAATGCCCCCTACTTTTTGGCCCGGGATCTGGGGTACTACGGCAAATCCGCCATTCGCTTGGTCGAATACCCCTCGATTCCTGAGCTCTTTCGGGCCTTCCAAAACCATGCGATCGAGGCGGCGTCCATGACGTCGTACGAGGTCATCCTCCTGGCGGGGAAGCGCCAGAACCCCCATGTGGTGCTGATCCAGGACTTTTCGCACGGGGCGGATGCGATTCTCGGGCAACCCGGTATCGCCCGCATGCGGGATCTCAAGGGGCGGCGGGTCGGCGTGGAGGTCGACGCGCTGGGTATCTACGTGCTCAGTCGCGCACTCGAGCTCTCGGGGATGTCGCCCCAGGACGTCAAACTCGTGCCACTGCCCCTTTATCGGCATGAGTCGGCCTTCTTGGGAAGGCAGGTCGATGCGGTCGTGACCTTCGAGCCGAAGCGATCGCGCTTGCTGGCCGCAGGGGCACGCGAGCTGTTCAACAGCACTCAGATTCCCGGTGAAATCGCCGATTGCCTGGTCGTGCGTGAGCCGGCCTTCAAGGCTCATCCCCAGGCCCTGGAAACCCTCGTGGGCGCCTGGTTCCAGACCGGGCGCTTCATCTGGAGTCAGCCGCAAGCGGCGATCCGCATGATGGCGCCGGGGCAGGGCCAAACCCCCCAGCAGTTCTCGGCGGCGTTGCGAGGGGTCACCTTCCCCGACCAGTCAGAGAACCGTCGCCTGCTTGGTGACCCGAACGGAGCGTTCGCCAAGGCCTTGAATCGGCTGGCCAAGGTGATGAACCGGCATGGGCTGGTGGCGGGCGAGGTGGATTCCGACGTCGTGCTGGACGATCGCCTGGTAAGGCGGAACGGGCCATGA